In Alteribacter lacisalsi, a genomic segment contains:
- a CDS encoding Ger(x)C family spore germination protein has translation MRALKRLQLLILCTLFFTAGCGDKMELDQLAIVVAIGVDNVPDTEELEVSFQIINPHGASARVSTEGGGGEDASVYTFTTRGKTLAEALDKAKNIAPRRLFFSHIYYLVMGESFARETGIKRLFDFVERDEQMRMQFLSFIAKDTTAKEILTTFTPLDENPAKSVRDRVMVASGSLGIKENITLADSVRAYMSDDHHPIVLGLKDISSAESSQTSVLQRINEHSFALDGLAIFKEDRLVDWYNMEESQGWVFLNGLVGDRTIFDTSCEGGFAGVRIHELNQNIDASVEDGRPVFAIRLNGTGYLLETSCDLDMTDQEDLEKLREAVNGELEKEIRSTIDKTMTLGFDATGLSDIFHRNNPEQWAEWKDDWFAHFENARFDYRIDIDINLTGMRFNKVDEE, from the coding sequence ATGAGAGCATTGAAGAGATTACAATTATTAATTCTTTGTACCCTGTTTTTCACTGCCGGATGCGGAGATAAAATGGAACTCGATCAGCTGGCAATTGTCGTTGCCATCGGGGTGGATAATGTCCCGGATACGGAAGAACTGGAAGTGTCGTTTCAGATCATCAATCCCCACGGCGCCTCTGCCCGTGTATCCACAGAAGGAGGCGGCGGCGAAGATGCTTCCGTATATACATTTACAACCCGTGGCAAGACTCTCGCTGAGGCGCTCGATAAGGCGAAAAACATCGCGCCAAGACGGTTGTTTTTTTCCCACATTTATTACCTGGTGATGGGTGAATCGTTTGCCCGGGAAACCGGGATCAAGCGTTTATTTGACTTTGTTGAACGTGATGAGCAGATGCGGATGCAGTTTCTATCCTTTATTGCCAAAGACACTACAGCTAAAGAAATTCTGACTACGTTCACCCCGCTGGATGAAAATCCTGCTAAGTCTGTTCGTGACAGAGTCATGGTCGCCTCCGGTTCGCTCGGAATCAAGGAAAACATCACACTCGCCGATTCTGTCCGAGCGTATATGTCTGATGATCATCACCCGATTGTGCTCGGTCTAAAAGACATCTCAAGTGCAGAAAGCTCCCAGACCAGTGTTCTTCAGCGGATTAATGAGCACAGCTTTGCGCTGGATGGGCTGGCCATTTTCAAAGAAGACCGGCTGGTGGACTGGTATAACATGGAGGAGTCCCAGGGATGGGTTTTCCTCAATGGACTGGTCGGTGACAGAACGATTTTCGACACCTCATGTGAAGGCGGTTTTGCCGGAGTTAGAATTCATGAACTGAACCAGAATATCGATGCATCTGTCGAAGACGGCCGCCCTGTTTTTGCAATCAGGCTGAATGGTACAGGCTACCTTCTGGAAACCTCGTGCGACCTTGATATGACTGACCAGGAAGATCTCGAGAAACTGAGAGAGGCTGTTAATGGAGAACTCGAAAAGGAAATCCGCTCCACTATCGATAAAACTATGACGCTTGGGTTTGACGCAACCGGGCTTTCCGATATCTTTCATAGAAACAATCCGGAGCAGTGGGCGGAATGGAAAGATGACTGGTTTGCACACTTTGAAAATGCCCGTTTTGACTACCGGATTGATATTGATATCAATCTTACAGGAATGAGGTTTAACAAGGTCGATGAAGAATAA
- a CDS encoding spore germination protein, with the protein MKRNSDINEVMAAYDEPVSDNAQTNVTRLKELLGNSEDIQVGRFLDGPHPFAVIHLEAMNNEEMISEAVNAPLLRGQREAERPEQLFSRIEGKRSDPYRSFKDVITALIHGEVIVFVSGCAYAEGITGFMVEMRHVDEPANQTVIRGPKEGFVEAINVNTSLIRRRIRNPQLRFRKLTVGRSTQTEIRLCYLEDEVDQDVLKELTLRIEAVRTEEIYESGMLEELIDDYGRKTRWYSPFPTAQVAERPDTVSSEVQEGKIAVIVDGTPMCLVYPMTFLSYFQAAEDYYQRFDFSSFIRIIRMGAFLISLYLPSLYIAVTTFHPELVATDLLINLAAQREGIPFPAFIETLLMEVIFEILREGGVRMPRTIGPAISIVGAIVLGDSAVRAGLVSPAIVIVVALTAISSFVAPAYNFSISARILRFIMMGFAATTGLYGVLFFSAILLIHLCSLESMGKPYFSPLAPFNLKHQKDGFLRLPIWVKNVPFLRPWIRHDGKKENSGS; encoded by the coding sequence GTGAAACGGAACTCGGATATCAACGAAGTCATGGCAGCTTACGATGAACCGGTATCAGACAATGCCCAGACAAATGTAACACGTCTTAAAGAGCTTCTCGGAAACAGTGAGGATATCCAGGTCGGCCGTTTCCTGGATGGCCCCCACCCGTTTGCTGTCATACATCTTGAAGCCATGAACAATGAGGAAATGATCAGCGAAGCCGTGAACGCCCCTCTTCTGCGGGGGCAGCGGGAAGCCGAAAGACCGGAACAGCTTTTCAGCAGAATTGAAGGCAAACGTTCAGACCCCTACAGATCGTTTAAAGACGTGATTACCGCCCTTATTCACGGAGAAGTCATCGTATTTGTGAGCGGATGTGCTTACGCAGAGGGAATTACCGGATTTATGGTGGAAATGCGACATGTGGATGAGCCGGCAAATCAGACGGTCATCCGGGGTCCGAAAGAAGGATTCGTTGAAGCCATTAACGTGAATACATCCCTCATCCGCAGGCGGATCCGCAATCCGCAGCTTCGTTTTCGAAAACTCACTGTTGGAAGAAGTACGCAGACGGAAATTAGACTTTGTTACCTTGAGGATGAAGTGGATCAGGACGTGCTCAAAGAATTAACCCTCCGGATTGAAGCCGTGCGGACAGAAGAAATATACGAAAGCGGCATGCTTGAAGAACTGATTGATGACTATGGAAGGAAGACACGCTGGTATTCTCCATTTCCGACTGCACAGGTGGCTGAGCGCCCGGACACCGTCAGTTCTGAAGTACAGGAAGGGAAAATAGCGGTCATCGTTGACGGAACACCAATGTGTCTCGTATATCCGATGACGTTTCTCTCCTATTTCCAGGCTGCGGAAGACTACTATCAGCGATTCGATTTTTCTTCCTTTATCCGCATCATCCGAATGGGTGCTTTTTTAATCAGCCTTTATCTGCCTTCCCTTTATATAGCTGTTACGACCTTTCACCCTGAACTTGTAGCAACGGATCTGCTGATTAATCTCGCAGCACAGCGGGAGGGGATACCTTTCCCGGCTTTTATCGAAACGCTTCTCATGGAAGTGATCTTTGAGATTCTTAGGGAAGGCGGCGTCCGAATGCCCCGGACAATCGGGCCTGCAATTTCGATTGTAGGGGCGATCGTGCTCGGGGATTCGGCTGTTCGTGCCGGCCTTGTAAGCCCGGCAATTGTCATCGTTGTGGCCCTTACCGCCATCTCAAGTTTCGTGGCACCTGCCTACAATTTTTCTATCAGTGCAAGAATACTCCGATTTATCATGATGGGTTTTGCAGCGACCACAGGCCTATACGGCGTTTTGTTTTTTTCGGCAATCCTGCTCATCCATCTCTGTTCACTTGAATCCATGGGAAAACCGTACTTTTCCCCGCTTGCGCCTTTTAACCTCAAGCATCAGAAGGACGGCTTTCTCCGGCTGCCGATCTGGGTTAAAAACGTGCCGTTCCTGCGGCCCTGGATTCGTCATGATGGAAAAAAGGAGAACAGCGGATCATGA
- a CDS encoding zinc-binding dehydrogenase, with the protein MKALTHTKPKGFEGLTLTKAHNKPEPGPDDVLIRIKTAGLNHRDLFVLDRHSPDDPPFVIGSDGAGVVDATGENVTSVSTGEEVIINPGLYWKEESGAPPDHFEVLGFPNNGTFAEYVTVPAAFTAPKPAHLTWEESAVLSLAGLTAYRALFTRGKASKGMNVFIPGIGGGVATMLLQFAKAAGANAYVSSRSGEKRKAAEELGAVKAMDSQADWNEELGSTKMDLVIESVGAATFNRSLDTLRKGGTIVSFGSSTGDELNINLRKFFYGQYIFHGSTMGSNEEYRAMLDFVSTHQIKPVMDRTFPLEEYREAFDRLNRAEQLGKIAFIL; encoded by the coding sequence ATGAAAGCACTAACCCATACGAAACCAAAAGGCTTTGAAGGCCTGACACTCACAAAAGCACACAATAAACCGGAACCAGGTCCCGACGATGTCCTGATCCGTATAAAAACGGCAGGTCTGAATCACCGTGATCTGTTTGTTCTGGACCGGCACAGTCCTGATGATCCCCCGTTTGTAATCGGCTCAGACGGCGCCGGAGTTGTGGACGCGACAGGGGAGAATGTCACATCAGTCTCTACAGGGGAGGAGGTCATCATCAACCCGGGTTTATACTGGAAAGAAGAGAGTGGTGCCCCGCCTGATCATTTCGAAGTACTCGGTTTCCCAAATAATGGGACATTTGCCGAATACGTTACCGTGCCGGCTGCCTTCACTGCACCTAAACCGGCGCACCTGACCTGGGAGGAAAGCGCCGTCCTGTCCCTGGCAGGCCTGACTGCCTACCGGGCACTTTTTACGAGAGGAAAAGCATCTAAAGGAATGAATGTGTTTATTCCGGGGATAGGGGGAGGCGTGGCCACAATGCTGCTTCAATTTGCGAAGGCTGCAGGTGCGAATGCATACGTGTCCAGCCGTTCCGGTGAGAAACGAAAAGCAGCAGAAGAGCTTGGTGCAGTAAAAGCAATGGATTCGCAGGCTGACTGGAATGAGGAACTTGGAAGTACAAAAATGGATCTTGTGATTGAATCCGTTGGTGCTGCGACGTTTAATCGTTCCCTCGATACGCTCAGAAAGGGAGGTACGATTGTCAGTTTTGGTTCATCCACTGGAGACGAACTGAACATCAACCTCCGCAAATTCTTTTATGGTCAATACATTTTTCACGGATCCACAATGGGAAGTAACGAAGAATACCGGGCGATGCTCGACTTTGTCAGCACGCATCAGATTAAGCCCGTCATGGACCGTACCTTCCCTCTTGAAGAATACAGGGAAGCGTTTGACCGGCTCAATCGTGCAGAACAGCTTGGCAAGATTGCCTTTATATTGTAA
- a CDS encoding S9 family peptidase, producing MQFPGHSVEQFFRTYAITNFTVSSDEKRILFSTNLNGKMNVWAMDLPGGFPYLFTQTEQSCSDLKEDPNKTFVIGGFDHDGDENYHLYAMPYAGGKKTKLIDGEKEDKFFFAHLNEEGKNLYYSTSQGNPNFLRGHRLNLETGDSVQLYDGKDGATTITAVSPDERHLVLSKHLANTYVLAELLNVETGERKMLSEDPERIHVVGEAAFAGDHTLYFVTNDNSEHDYVVKYDLTSGERSTFAAFDNESVSAIHWHEESETLYVETEKGVEDRIYHVSSETGKPENLRSPVKVLGQVSVSKSGQVYVLGTSATEPVNLYLYNNDGEWQKLTENRVPGVETKDMADPEVVSYRSFDEKEIEALWFKAKPENDNGHVIFWPHGGPQAAERKTFRAMFQCFLNEGYSIFAPNFRGSTGYGATFTKLVEQDWGEGPRLDCTAGIEWLFETGKCDPDRLFLLGGSYGGYMALLLHGRHPDYFRAVIDIFGVSNLFTFLNSVPDHWKPVMKRWLGDPVEDKERLEKDSPITYLSTMKQPMLVIQGANDPRVVKEESDQIVEALQKQGTEVEYLVLDDEGHGFSKKENEIRVYKSILGFLSKYRA from the coding sequence ATGCAATTTCCGGGACACTCGGTTGAACAGTTTTTCCGTACATATGCAATTACGAATTTCACCGTTTCAAGTGACGAGAAACGGATCCTTTTTTCTACAAACCTGAACGGTAAAATGAACGTTTGGGCTATGGATTTGCCCGGCGGGTTTCCATACCTTTTTACGCAGACAGAGCAGAGCTGCAGTGATCTGAAGGAAGATCCGAACAAAACATTTGTAATCGGCGGTTTTGATCATGACGGTGATGAAAACTACCATTTATATGCCATGCCTTATGCCGGAGGTAAAAAGACAAAGCTCATCGACGGCGAAAAAGAAGACAAGTTCTTTTTTGCCCACCTGAATGAAGAAGGGAAAAACCTTTATTACAGCACGAGTCAGGGGAACCCGAACTTCCTACGGGGACACCGGCTGAATCTGGAAACAGGAGACTCCGTTCAGCTTTACGATGGTAAAGACGGGGCGACGACGATAACGGCGGTTTCACCTGACGAGCGTCATCTCGTGCTGAGTAAGCACCTGGCCAATACCTACGTGCTTGCGGAACTCCTGAACGTGGAAACGGGGGAGCGGAAGATGCTCAGTGAGGACCCGGAACGGATTCATGTTGTTGGAGAAGCGGCCTTTGCAGGTGATCACACCTTGTATTTTGTCACAAATGATAACTCGGAGCATGACTACGTAGTAAAATACGACCTGACCTCCGGGGAGAGGAGCACATTTGCAGCGTTTGACAATGAAAGCGTTAGTGCCATTCATTGGCACGAAGAGTCGGAAACCCTGTATGTAGAAACAGAAAAAGGAGTCGAAGACCGGATTTACCATGTTTCCTCTGAAACGGGTAAGCCTGAAAATCTGCGCTCTCCTGTTAAAGTGCTCGGACAGGTAAGTGTGTCAAAAAGCGGTCAGGTGTATGTACTCGGTACAAGCGCAACCGAGCCGGTAAACCTGTACCTGTATAACAACGACGGTGAGTGGCAAAAACTGACGGAAAACCGTGTCCCAGGAGTAGAAACAAAGGACATGGCTGACCCTGAAGTGGTGTCTTACCGGTCTTTTGATGAAAAAGAAATCGAAGCACTCTGGTTCAAAGCCAAACCTGAAAACGATAACGGGCATGTGATTTTCTGGCCTCATGGCGGCCCGCAGGCAGCCGAGCGGAAAACCTTCCGCGCTATGTTCCAATGCTTTTTAAACGAAGGATATTCCATCTTTGCCCCTAATTTCCGGGGAAGCACCGGATACGGCGCGACATTTACAAAGCTGGTGGAACAGGACTGGGGAGAAGGACCGCGTCTTGATTGTACAGCGGGAATTGAATGGCTGTTCGAGACCGGAAAATGTGACCCTGACCGCCTGTTTCTGCTGGGCGGAAGCTACGGAGGCTATATGGCACTCCTTTTGCACGGACGACATCCCGATTATTTCCGGGCAGTAATCGATATTTTCGGTGTTTCCAATCTGTTTACGTTTCTCAATTCCGTTCCCGATCACTGGAAACCTGTTATGAAGCGGTGGCTCGGCGACCCGGTCGAAGATAAGGAGCGTCTGGAAAAAGACTCTCCGATCACCTATCTGTCCACAATGAAACAGCCTATGCTCGTTATTCAGGGAGCCAATGACCCTCGCGTTGTAAAAGAGGAAAGCGATCAGATCGTTGAGGCTCTCCAGAAACAGGGGACCGAGGTGGAGTATCTTGTGCTGGACGACGAAGGCCACGGATTCTCAAAAAAAGAAAACGAAATCCGCGTGTACAAATCAATTCTCGGTTTTCTATCCAAATACCGTGCTTAA
- a CDS encoding LysE family translocator: MVLGLSIAAPIGPINIEIIRRGIYHGFWPSLLVGAGGMSADLLLMFLMYQGLSTVLTLGGVQLCLMILGAVILTWTGISGLMNNPDIPSPQEEDFRMEKPEQENQSGTLLRSYATGASIAMFNPLNILFWLGIYGSVLSDTFSDENKLRAFIISSAVFLGVGLWNLNLAFTVHFGKRLLRPGAVRGVCYGASFILIGFGLYFAWKAVMKVGGML; encoded by the coding sequence ATGGTTCTCGGGCTTTCGATTGCTGCCCCGATCGGGCCTATTAATATTGAAATAATCCGCCGGGGGATCTATCATGGATTCTGGCCGTCCCTGCTTGTCGGTGCCGGAGGGATGTCAGCAGATTTACTGCTTATGTTCCTCATGTATCAAGGTCTGTCCACAGTGCTGACTCTCGGTGGTGTTCAGCTGTGTCTGATGATTCTTGGTGCTGTGATATTAACCTGGACAGGTATATCAGGCCTAATGAACAATCCTGATATTCCATCTCCTCAGGAAGAGGATTTTCGTATGGAAAAACCTGAACAGGAGAATCAGAGCGGCACACTGCTTCGTTCATATGCCACCGGTGCATCAATTGCTATGTTTAACCCGCTCAATATTCTCTTCTGGCTCGGGATTTACGGTTCGGTTCTGAGCGATACATTCAGCGATGAAAATAAATTACGGGCATTTATTATCAGCAGTGCCGTATTTCTTGGCGTTGGTCTTTGGAATCTCAATCTTGCATTTACTGTTCATTTCGGGAAACGTCTGCTTCGTCCAGGCGCAGTCCGCGGCGTCTGTTATGGAGCCAGCTTTATTCTGATCGGATTCGGTCTGTATTTTGCCTGGAAGGCTGTGATGAAGGTCGGCGGTATGCTTTAA
- a CDS encoding YjcZ family sporulation protein, translating to MWGYGYGGYGYGCGQVGGAGTGFALILVLFILLVIIACACKY from the coding sequence ATGTGGGGATACGGATATGGCGGTTACGGCTATGGCTGTGGTCAAGTAGGTGGTGCCGGCACAGGGTTTGCTTTAATCCTCGTGTTGTTCATCCTTCTTGTGATCATCGCGTGTGCTTGTAAGTACTAG
- a CDS encoding MBL fold metallo-hydrolase: protein MENHWFTISQLNDQSWAISEYGHWEKVHSFLLTGKKRACLIDTGIGIADIAPVIHQLTDLPVTVVTTHVHWDHIGSHGSFEDILVHEEEADWLENGIKGLPLSQIRKDIGRDLTKPAPEEFNPETYVPYTGRPAGLIKDGDCIDLGGRTLSLIHTPGHSPGHVCVYDHATGFLFTGDLLYDETPVYAFYPTTNPADLVNSWVKIAAIDNVIRIFGSHNTLGLSPALLTEVEKAARTLRAQGLDQFGTGVHHFNGFSVKF from the coding sequence ATGGAAAACCACTGGTTTACAATTTCGCAGCTGAATGATCAGTCCTGGGCCATAAGTGAATATGGACACTGGGAAAAGGTTCATTCCTTTCTTCTGACAGGGAAGAAAAGAGCCTGTCTGATTGATACAGGCATCGGGATCGCCGATATCGCTCCGGTAATCCATCAGTTGACTGATCTTCCGGTTACTGTAGTCACCACGCATGTGCACTGGGATCATATCGGCAGCCACGGTTCATTTGAAGATATCCTAGTGCATGAAGAGGAGGCGGACTGGCTTGAAAATGGAATCAAAGGGCTTCCGCTCAGTCAAATACGAAAAGATATCGGCCGTGATCTGACTAAACCTGCACCGGAAGAATTCAACCCGGAAACGTATGTACCCTATACAGGAAGACCGGCGGGTCTAATAAAAGACGGTGACTGCATCGATCTGGGCGGACGTACACTTTCCCTCATTCATACGCCCGGCCATTCGCCTGGTCATGTTTGTGTTTATGATCATGCAACCGGATTTCTATTCACAGGAGATCTTCTTTACGATGAAACGCCAGTCTATGCCTTTTACCCGACCACAAACCCGGCCGATCTGGTGAATTCCTGGGTCAAAATTGCCGCTATTGATAATGTTATCAGGATTTTCGGCAGCCATAATACACTGGGGCTCTCACCGGCACTTCTGACAGAGGTGGAAAAAGCAGCAAGAACACTCCGCGCGCAGGGGCTTGATCAATTCGGTACCGGTGTCCATCACTTTAACGGCTTCAGCGTGAAGTTCTAA
- a CDS encoding PilZ domain-containing protein — MSISSQEKERSVRSVYRPVSANRREFFRVIFQVPLKGSMQVVEIMGKKIEAGGAPVLIEDTGLGGLCFTSNINLPTHPELILQISFSLADEYFVFSGKLKRRQDENGLFTYGLEFMIKEEGRQELFVALTKLQVKMRNDLLAKGYDWYEGSKRDFF, encoded by the coding sequence ATGTCAATCAGCAGTCAGGAGAAAGAGAGGTCGGTACGTTCTGTTTACCGGCCTGTTTCAGCAAACCGGCGTGAATTTTTCAGGGTTATCTTTCAAGTCCCATTAAAGGGCAGCATGCAGGTTGTCGAGATAATGGGAAAAAAGATCGAAGCGGGAGGGGCGCCAGTACTGATTGAAGACACAGGTCTTGGCGGTTTATGCTTTACCTCGAACATTAATCTTCCTACCCATCCTGAGCTGATCCTGCAAATCTCTTTCAGCCTTGCAGATGAATATTTTGTCTTCAGCGGTAAATTGAAAAGAAGACAGGACGAAAATGGTCTTTTTACATATGGACTGGAATTTATGATTAAAGAAGAGGGGCGTCAGGAGCTGTTTGTGGCCTTGACAAAACTTCAGGTAAAAATGAGGAACGATCTGCTTGCGAAGGGTTACGACTGGTACGAAGGAAGTAAACGTGATTTCTTTTAA
- a CDS encoding DUF418 domain-containing protein → MNDQHTAPVLPVERVRQLDIIRGFALFGILLANMPFFASPVVYQMLLDGSMWTDQVSRGAEWTIQFIASSKFFTMFSFLFGLGFILFLDRAREKTAKPQSLFLRRLVFLLAIGIVHAFGIWFGDILVIYAITGLFLLLFYRREAKTCLYWAFGLLALPVVFLSLGALALYMTGEGFAQPEQSIAMYEQMVEQSIAAYGSGSFGEIMNQRTADYWFMFSNYLFMAPMILAMFLFGVYAAKSKMHTNIKEYLPFFKKVWVITLIIGLPVNFLYVNSYFEQGSDITYHSLLMPAASTIAGPALCFFYITSLILLYQSRSGKWLLNPLRAVGRTALSNYLLQSIVCTLIFYNYGFGLYAELEPIYWIVIAVVLFAFQILISNWWVARFRFGPAEWLWRSLTYSSRQSFRN, encoded by the coding sequence ATGAATGATCAGCATACAGCTCCTGTCCTCCCAGTGGAGAGAGTCAGGCAGCTTGATATTATAAGAGGGTTTGCCTTATTTGGCATCCTCCTAGCCAACATGCCGTTTTTTGCCTCGCCGGTTGTCTATCAGATGCTTTTGGACGGATCTATGTGGACAGATCAGGTGAGCAGGGGGGCAGAGTGGACGATTCAATTTATTGCTTCATCAAAATTCTTTACGATGTTTTCCTTTTTATTCGGTCTTGGTTTTATTCTGTTTCTTGACCGGGCGAGAGAAAAAACGGCAAAGCCTCAGTCACTCTTCTTAAGAAGACTGGTTTTCCTTCTTGCCATCGGTATTGTTCATGCATTTGGTATCTGGTTCGGTGATATTCTTGTGATTTATGCGATTACCGGACTTTTTCTCCTCCTGTTTTACCGCAGGGAGGCGAAAACATGTCTTTACTGGGCATTCGGTCTTCTTGCCCTGCCGGTTGTTTTTTTGTCTCTTGGTGCCCTTGCTTTATATATGACGGGGGAAGGATTTGCCCAGCCGGAACAGTCCATCGCCATGTATGAGCAAATGGTTGAGCAGAGTATAGCGGCATATGGCAGCGGCAGTTTCGGAGAGATTATGAACCAGCGGACAGCTGATTACTGGTTTATGTTTTCAAATTATCTGTTTATGGCACCCATGATTCTTGCCATGTTCCTGTTTGGTGTTTATGCGGCTAAATCAAAAATGCATACAAACATTAAAGAATATCTTCCATTTTTTAAAAAGGTGTGGGTTATCACGCTCATTATTGGTCTGCCGGTCAATTTTCTGTACGTGAACAGTTACTTTGAGCAGGGATCGGACATAACCTATCATTCACTTCTGATGCCAGCAGCTTCAACTATTGCAGGTCCTGCACTCTGTTTCTTTTATATCACATCGCTGATCCTTCTTTATCAGAGCCGGTCAGGAAAATGGCTTCTCAACCCGCTGAGGGCGGTTGGCAGAACAGCATTGAGTAATTATCTGCTTCAGTCAATCGTGTGTACCCTCATTTTTTATAATTACGGATTTGGCCTGTACGCTGAATTGGAGCCGATTTACTGGATTGTAATTGCAGTGGTGCTGTTTGCATTTCAAATCCTAATCAGTAACTGGTGGGTGGCCCGTTTTCGCTTTGGTCCTGCTGAATGGCTCTGGCGCAGCCTGACATACAGCAGCAGACAATCTTTTAGGAATTAG
- a CDS encoding DegV family protein: MNKIAFVTDSTAYITKELRNHPDVYVLPLNINFNGEDFEDGVDLTTDELYTRIRTEKEVPKTSQPSVGRFAELFETLKKNYDSAVCVHISSELSGTFSSAVQGSDMTEDFHVEVIDSKCMSYAITHLLNQGIRLAGEGNTASEMAAELRKHAGQTENYILLGSLEQFYKGGRMSGAQYMLGSVLKIKPVLRIDPDGKFELFERIRSEKKAMNRLVDLLHASFESSLIEEVQIMHGNVVDKAKQLEAKIKEKMPSLSVITGEISSTIAVHAGEGTLALIWQKKS; this comes from the coding sequence ATGAATAAAATTGCTTTTGTTACTGACAGTACGGCATACATAACTAAAGAACTCCGTAATCATCCGGATGTGTATGTTCTTCCTCTGAACATTAACTTTAATGGAGAGGATTTTGAGGATGGTGTGGACCTTACAACAGACGAGCTTTACACAAGAATTCGCACGGAGAAGGAAGTACCAAAAACATCCCAGCCTTCTGTGGGCCGGTTTGCTGAACTTTTTGAAACACTGAAAAAGAATTATGACAGCGCTGTCTGCGTTCACATTTCAAGTGAGTTGAGCGGCACGTTTTCAAGTGCTGTGCAGGGTAGTGATATGACAGAGGATTTTCATGTGGAAGTGATTGATTCAAAATGTATGTCCTATGCCATCACCCACTTGCTTAACCAGGGAATCAGACTTGCTGGCGAGGGAAATACAGCCTCTGAAATGGCAGCTGAGCTTAGAAAGCATGCAGGTCAGACAGAGAACTATATTCTTTTAGGCAGTCTTGAGCAGTTTTACAAAGGCGGTCGAATGTCCGGAGCTCAGTATATGCTGGGAAGCGTCCTGAAAATTAAGCCGGTGCTCAGAATTGATCCGGACGGCAAGTTTGAGCTGTTTGAACGGATTCGCTCTGAAAAGAAGGCCATGAATCGTCTCGTTGATCTTCTTCACGCTTCGTTTGAAAGCAGCCTGATTGAAGAAGTGCAGATTATGCACGGAAACGTGGTGGACAAAGCCAAACAGCTTGAAGCGAAAATTAAAGAGAAGATGCCGTCCCTCAGCGTGATTACAGGCGAGATCAGTTCCACCATTGCCGTACACGCAGGAGAAGGGACACTCGCTCTGATCTGGCAGAAAAAATCTTAA
- a CDS encoding nucleoside hydrolase, translating to MVKNILMFADPGVDDAIAIMYAVLHPNINVVGIVSGYGNVEVETTTRNILALLNMLEVDIPVYGGANQPASDVYVEFYPEVHGTEGLGKFEPEGLGYQLTNFTDLYAVFDKHEDVSIVDIGRNTGLMIAYMLGKQKMEKAKECYLMGGAFLVPGNVTPAAEANFYADPVASKFVFENIKSHVFPLDATGKALVTPEMIGYLADWSPFERIREPLREMFTYYAEVYQTFIPGIDGALIHDLLPMMFLTDPDMLTMVEREIFIETSTGPARGASIADFRPNYGITPDDLEEEYPKHLIAMDIDYERFYYLFMNVFMNLPVNG from the coding sequence ATGGTTAAAAACATCCTGATGTTTGCAGACCCTGGAGTGGACGACGCGATTGCGATTATGTATGCAGTGCTTCATCCGAACATCAACGTAGTTGGGATCGTATCAGGTTATGGAAATGTCGAGGTGGAGACGACGACCAGAAATATTCTGGCGCTTCTGAACATGCTGGAAGTGGATATCCCGGTATATGGAGGGGCGAACCAGCCGGCATCAGACGTGTATGTGGAGTTTTATCCTGAAGTGCATGGAACAGAGGGACTGGGTAAATTTGAACCGGAAGGGCTCGGTTATCAGCTTACAAACTTTACGGACCTGTATGCGGTATTTGATAAACATGAGGATGTCTCCATCGTTGATATTGGCCGTAACACAGGCCTGATGATCGCTTACATGCTCGGTAAACAGAAGATGGAGAAGGCGAAAGAGTGCTACTTAATGGGCGGCGCTTTTCTGGTGCCGGGAAATGTTACACCTGCAGCAGAAGCTAATTTCTATGCCGATCCGGTAGCGTCAAAGTTTGTGTTTGAAAATATCAAGTCTCATGTCTTTCCCCTCGATGCCACTGGAAAAGCCCTGGTTACGCCTGAGATGATAGGTTATCTTGCTGACTGGTCTCCGTTCGAGAGAATCAGGGAACCGCTTAGGGAGATGTTTACTTACTATGCTGAGGTGTACCAGACATTCATTCCCGGAATTGATGGGGCCCTCATTCATGATCTTCTGCCGATGATGTTTTTAACAGATCCTGACATGTTAACGATGGTCGAGCGTGAGATCTTCATTGAAACGAGTACCGGGCCTGCAAGAGGCGCAAGTATTGCTGATTTCAGGCCTAATTACGGAATCACCCCTGATGATCTGGAGGAGGAGTATCCGAAACATCTGATTGCAATGGACATTGATTATGAGCGTTTTTATTATCTGTTTATGAACGTCTTCATGAATTTACCTGTTAATGGATAA